The genomic window agactccgtctcaaaaagaaaaaaaaaaaaaaaaaaggaaggagtcaGCGAAAGCAAACTTGTGATTGTAGTTTAAAGCACAACTGCAAGGCTTTTTCCCCAAGGGCACCTAAGGACCTAAACTAAATTTGTCAGACTGAGCGTATATACTGACACGCAACTTTTTCCCGCCATCTTCCCTCCTAACGGAGGCCGGCCGTAGCCCACTCAAAAGACTACAAGCAAAATGCACCGGCTCTTTCTCTGGAAGCGTGAGTGGCTCTGAAAAGAGCCTTTGGATTGTCGGCAGCTGCGGGCGAGCTCACTTGGAGCTGGTGTACTTGGTGACGGCCTTTGTGCCCTCGGACACGGCGTGCTTGGCCAGCTCCCCTGGCAGCAGCAGCCGCACTGCCGTCTGGATCTCCCTGGAGGTGATGGTCGAGCGCTTGTTGTAATGCGCCAGGCGGGAAGCTTCACCCGCGATGCGCTCGAAGATGTCATTGACGAAGGAGTTCATGATGCCCATGGCCTTCGATGAGATGCCGGTGTCGGGGTGGACCTGTTTCAGCACCTTGTACACGTAGATAGAGTAGCTCTCTTTGCGGCTGCGCTTGCGCTTCTTGC from Macaca fascicularis isolate 582-1 chromosome 4, T2T-MFA8v1.1 includes these protein-coding regions:
- the H2BC17 gene encoding histone H2B type 1-O, with translation MPDPAKSAPAPKKGSKKAVTKAQKKDGKKRKRSRKESYSIYVYKVLKQVHPDTGISSKAMGIMNSFVNDIFERIAGEASRLAHYNKRSTITSREIQTAVRLLLPGELAKHAVSEGTKAVTKYTSSK